The Bacillus sp. FJAT-27916 genomic interval TCAGGAATTCCGACCAACTTTAATAAATCTTTCGCCTTTTCCATAAGCCATTTGCGATCCTTGTCATAGAGCAACGGCATAATGACATTTTCTAGAACCGAATAATGGGATAAGAGCTTAAAATCCTGAAAGATAAATCCGATATTCGTTCTTCGAAAATTACTCCGTGCTTCTTCTGTCATCGAATATATATCATGATTAAGCATGCGTACCGAACCGTCATCGGGTTTCAGAAGCCCGGCGATACACTTCAATAAAGTAGATTTACCTGTCCCAGATGGACCGACTATGCTGCACCATACAGCCTCTTTAACCTCTAAGTTCACTCCGTCTAATATATTCAGTGTTTCATTGTTCCCATACTTCTTCATAAGATTATGTACATATAACATCTCGATACCCCAATTCATTACATTGTTATAACACACATAGACCGCCAGAGCAGTCTATGTGCATGATTCGACCATTACCTAGATAATTTGATAGTACCTGAGTCAGTAGCGACTTTACTTCCCGTTACTCTCAAAAAATCGTTCCAAGTCTTTGAAGTAGTGCTTGATGAGATAGAATA includes:
- a CDS encoding ABC transporter ATP-binding protein, with amino-acid sequence MLYVHNLMKKYGNNETLNILDGVNLEVKEAVWCSIVGPSGTGKSTLLKCIAGLLKPDDGSVRMLNHDIYSMTEEARSNFRRTNIGFIFQDFKLLSHYSVLENVIMPLLYDKDRKWLMEKAKDLLKLVGIPESLHNRLPDSLSGGEKQRVAIARSIIGDPEIILCDEPTGNLDTKNRDRIIELLLNIQKRGTTIICVTHDLEVAEKGDCVYRLNEGLLTKEEMIHL